The following is a genomic window from Nitrospirota bacterium.
AGAAAATGTCCACCTTGCTCACCTGCGCTCCCGACGGCCCGCGGTGGCACCAGCCGACGATCTCCTCAACCTTCTTCTTTTCCCCTTCGAACAAGGCCTCCACACTTCCGTCCGGAAGGTTCATGACCCATCCCCCCACGCCGATGCGAATCGCCTCATCCTTCGTACTCTGGCGAAACCAGACCCCCTGTACGAAA
Proteins encoded in this region:
- a CDS encoding acylphosphatase — protein: MEHLRARVIVHGFVQGVWFRQSTKDEAIRIGVGGWVMNLPDGSVEALFEGEKKKVEEIVGWCHRGPSGAQVSKVDIFWERYKEEYKHFDIRYGR